The following are encoded in a window of Cryobacterium sp. CG_9.6 genomic DNA:
- the uvrC gene encoding excinuclease ABC subunit UvrC: protein MSNALTYRPKTGEIPTTPGVYRFRDETGRVLYVGKAKNLRARLANYFAPLPSLHERTRRMVTTAASVEWTVVGTEVEALQLEWTWINEFDPPFNVQFKDDKSYPYLAVTLADEAPRALVTRTEGIKGARYFGPYPKVWAVHETIELMLKAFPIRTCNNANYKRAMQSGKPCFASQIGRCFGPCSHNVSIEDHRARVEQFVSFMGSQDRKLINKLTAEMKDAATEQKYELAGKRRDQVLALTAILEKSAVVLRDNVDIDLFAIEQDELAAAVQLFHVRGGRIRGVRGWMVDKELDVSIGELIDSMMQTAYTGTTIPPREIVLPELPDDAEALELWLAEIAHRKVRLVAAQRGEKAALLATASQNAKQALMLYKTRRSSDFVARSKALEDIQEALGMPAAPLRMECYDVSHLSGTNIVASMVVFEDGLPRKDDYRRFSIPESTDDTDSIYRTLMRRLAYLAPAVDEPVHGEPGAAVASPDETEKKRAKFRYSPNLLIVDGGQPQVAAAARALADSGVTGVQLCGIAKRLEEIWLPDSDYPVILPRNSDALFLIQRIRDEAHRFAITHQRARRKRDISSILGEISGLGPARVKVLLQHFGSVARLKEATEESISEVRGIGPLLAGTIYHHLRA, encoded by the coding sequence ATGTCTAATGCCTTGACGTACCGCCCCAAGACGGGTGAGATTCCAACGACCCCCGGCGTGTATCGGTTTCGAGACGAGACCGGCCGTGTGCTGTACGTGGGCAAAGCCAAGAACCTGCGCGCCCGTCTTGCCAATTACTTCGCCCCTCTTCCGAGCCTGCACGAACGTACCCGGCGCATGGTCACGACGGCCGCATCCGTGGAGTGGACCGTTGTCGGCACCGAGGTCGAAGCACTGCAACTGGAGTGGACCTGGATCAACGAATTTGATCCGCCGTTCAACGTTCAGTTCAAGGACGATAAGTCCTACCCGTACCTGGCCGTGACACTCGCTGACGAGGCACCGCGGGCGCTGGTGACGCGCACGGAGGGTATCAAGGGGGCCCGGTATTTCGGCCCGTATCCCAAGGTCTGGGCCGTGCACGAAACCATCGAGCTCATGCTTAAGGCTTTTCCGATCCGCACGTGCAATAACGCGAACTATAAACGGGCCATGCAGAGCGGAAAGCCCTGCTTTGCGAGCCAGATCGGCCGCTGCTTCGGCCCGTGCTCGCACAACGTCTCGATCGAGGACCATCGAGCTCGTGTGGAGCAGTTCGTGAGCTTCATGGGAAGCCAGGACCGGAAACTGATCAACAAACTCACCGCGGAAATGAAAGACGCCGCCACCGAGCAGAAGTATGAGCTCGCCGGCAAGCGACGCGACCAGGTTCTGGCGTTGACCGCGATCCTCGAAAAGAGCGCTGTGGTACTGCGCGACAACGTCGACATTGACCTGTTTGCCATCGAACAGGACGAACTCGCGGCGGCTGTGCAACTTTTTCATGTTCGAGGTGGACGCATTCGCGGTGTGCGTGGCTGGATGGTGGACAAAGAACTCGATGTCTCCATCGGAGAACTCATTGACTCCATGATGCAGACCGCGTACACGGGAACGACGATTCCGCCGCGGGAAATTGTTCTCCCCGAATTGCCCGACGACGCTGAAGCGCTTGAACTATGGTTGGCAGAAATCGCACACCGCAAGGTGCGCCTGGTAGCTGCTCAGCGCGGCGAAAAAGCCGCACTTCTGGCCACGGCCAGTCAGAATGCCAAACAGGCCCTCATGCTGTACAAAACCCGGCGAAGCTCGGACTTCGTGGCTCGTTCCAAGGCGCTCGAAGATATTCAGGAGGCCCTCGGTATGCCGGCGGCGCCCCTACGCATGGAATGCTACGACGTCTCGCATCTGAGTGGAACCAACATCGTTGCATCCATGGTGGTCTTCGAAGACGGTCTGCCTCGGAAGGACGACTACCGGCGGTTCAGCATTCCGGAGTCCACGGACGACACGGATTCCATCTACCGCACGCTGATGCGTCGCCTGGCCTACCTCGCGCCAGCCGTCGATGAACCTGTGCACGGTGAACCCGGTGCAGCGGTCGCGTCCCCTGACGAGACTGAGAAAAAGCGCGCGAAGTTTCGCTACTCGCCAAATCTGCTCATTGTTGACGGCGGTCAGCCTCAGGTCGCGGCCGCGGCCCGGGCTCTTGCCGACTCTGGAGTGACGGGTGTTCAGCTCTGCGGCATCGCCAAGCGACTCGAGGAAATCTGGCTCCCGGACTCCGACTATCCCGTCATTCTCCCGCGTAATAGCGATGCCCTCTTTCTCATTCAGCGCATCCGTGACGAGGCACATCGGTTTGCCATCACTCATCAACGAGCCAGACGCAAACGCGATATCAGTAGCATCCTCGGTGAGATTTCTGGGCTTGGTCCGGCCCGGGTGAAGGTGTTGCTGCAGCATTTTGGTTCCGTCGCCCGTCTGAAAGAGGCCACGGAAGAGTCAATTTCCGAGGTCCGGGGCATTGGTCCGCTTCTCGCCGGTACCATTTATCACCATCTTCGGGCGTGA
- the rapZ gene encoding RNase adapter RapZ yields MTTDPDKQELLIVTGMSGAGRSTVANALEDLGWYVVDNLPPQILRPLVELVERAGTTLPKIAAVVDIRGRDLFGDFRETVQALQSGIQVRVVFLEARDDVLVRRFESVRRPHPLQGEGTLLDGIAAERARLLPVRESSDIVIDTSDLNVHQLATSTTELFAAEGTAGVQVTVMSFGFKYGLPTDVDMVADARFLPNPFWIPELRGHTGQDSEVRDFVLSQPGASDFIDRYAAALEPVLSGYQRENKRHATIGIGCTGGKHRSVAMARELASRLEKLPGVVVKIKHRDLGRE; encoded by the coding sequence ATGACAACGGATCCCGATAAGCAAGAATTGCTGATAGTGACGGGAATGTCCGGGGCTGGCCGTTCCACGGTTGCGAACGCTCTTGAGGACCTCGGCTGGTATGTCGTAGATAACCTGCCGCCGCAGATCCTCCGCCCGCTGGTTGAACTGGTGGAACGTGCAGGGACCACACTGCCCAAAATCGCCGCCGTGGTGGACATCCGTGGTCGAGATCTTTTTGGTGACTTCCGCGAAACCGTGCAGGCGTTACAGAGCGGGATTCAAGTTCGCGTTGTCTTTCTGGAGGCCAGGGACGACGTTCTCGTGCGCCGCTTCGAATCTGTGCGCCGCCCGCATCCGCTGCAGGGCGAAGGTACACTCCTGGACGGAATCGCGGCCGAACGGGCACGTCTTCTCCCGGTCCGGGAATCCAGTGACATCGTTATTGATACGTCCGACCTGAACGTGCATCAGCTCGCGACCTCCACAACGGAGCTTTTCGCAGCCGAGGGTACGGCCGGCGTTCAGGTGACGGTTATGAGCTTCGGTTTCAAGTACGGGTTGCCGACTGACGTTGACATGGTGGCTGACGCACGTTTTCTCCCGAACCCCTTTTGGATCCCCGAACTCCGGGGCCACACCGGGCAGGATTCCGAGGTGCGCGACTTCGTGCTGTCCCAGCCGGGGGCATCGGACTTTATTGATCGTTATGCCGCCGCGCTGGAACCCGTTCTCTCTGGTTACCAGCGGGAGAACAAACGGCATGCAACCATTGGTATTGGTTGCACGGGCGGAAAACACCGTTCCGTCGCAATGGCCAGAGAACTCGCGTCTCGGCTGGAGAAACTTCCCGGCGTCGTGGTGAAGATTAAGCACCGCGACCTCGGACGTGAATAA
- the whiA gene encoding DNA-binding protein WhiA translates to MALTADVKEELSRVEVSKTTVRAAELATILRFSGGLHIISSRIAIESELDTQILARRVRKDLAELYGVRSDVQVIAASGLRRTNHYLVRVIEGGETLARQTGLLDARRRPIRGLPNRLTTGSKEEIAAVWRGAFLAHGTLTDPGRSAALEVICPGNEAAMALVGAAGRLGVAAKAREVRGVHRVVIRDGDAIGAMLVHMGAANTVLNWEELRQRREVRATANRLVNFDDANLRRSAEAAVAACARVQRAMDILGTDIPEHLRYAGELRLSFRDSSLDELGHHADPPMTKDAVAGRIRRLLAMADKKAVDRGIPGTDVPFPPHPDDV, encoded by the coding sequence TTGGCACTCACCGCCGACGTTAAAGAAGAACTCTCCCGCGTAGAGGTCTCAAAGACCACCGTACGCGCGGCGGAGTTAGCAACAATTCTCCGATTTTCCGGTGGCCTGCACATCATCAGCAGCCGCATTGCCATCGAATCGGAACTGGACACCCAGATCTTGGCCCGGCGTGTCCGTAAAGATCTCGCTGAGCTTTACGGCGTGCGCAGTGACGTGCAGGTGATCGCGGCCTCTGGCCTGCGCCGCACCAACCACTACCTTGTTCGTGTCATCGAGGGTGGTGAGACCCTTGCCCGCCAGACCGGACTGCTCGACGCACGTCGGCGCCCCATTCGCGGTCTCCCGAACCGGCTCACCACGGGTTCCAAGGAAGAGATTGCCGCCGTTTGGCGCGGGGCATTCCTCGCTCACGGCACGTTGACTGATCCCGGTCGCTCCGCCGCTCTTGAGGTGATTTGCCCCGGAAACGAAGCCGCAATGGCGCTTGTTGGTGCGGCGGGCCGCCTCGGCGTCGCTGCAAAGGCTCGTGAGGTGCGTGGAGTGCACCGTGTGGTTATTCGTGACGGCGATGCGATTGGCGCGATGCTGGTTCACATGGGCGCGGCAAACACCGTATTGAACTGGGAAGAACTGCGTCAGCGACGCGAAGTTCGAGCCACGGCGAACAGGTTGGTCAATTTTGACGATGCCAACCTCCGTCGTTCCGCCGAAGCCGCTGTCGCTGCGTGCGCTCGCGTGCAGCGGGCAATGGACATTCTCGGCACGGACATTCCTGAGCACCTCCGCTATGCCGGTGAACTACGGCTGAGTTTTCGTGACTCCAGCCTCGACGAGCTGGGGCACCACGCTGATCCGCCCATGACAAAGGATGCCGTCGCCGGGCGAATTCGCCGTCTGCTTGCCATGGCGGACAAGAAGGCCGTCGACCGTGGAATCCCGGGAACAGACGTTCCGTTCCCACCGCACCCGGATGACGTGTGA
- a CDS encoding superoxide dismutase produces the protein MAEYTLPQLDYDYSALEPSISATIMELHHSKHHQAYVTGANTALAQLAEARDSGALANVNKLQKDLAFNLGGHVNHSIFWTNLSPNGGDKPVGELAAAIDDFFGSFEKFQAHFTAAALGVQGSGWAVLAWDSIGQQLIIQQFFDQQSNFAAGIVPVLMLDVWEHAYYLDYRNVRADYVKAFWNIANWANVQERFTVAREKTNGLLLLS, from the coding sequence ATGGCTGAATATACCCTTCCCCAGCTCGACTATGACTACTCGGCACTGGAGCCCAGCATCAGCGCCACCATCATGGAGCTGCACCACAGCAAGCACCACCAGGCCTACGTGACGGGTGCGAATACCGCGCTCGCCCAGCTTGCCGAAGCCCGCGACTCGGGTGCCCTCGCAAACGTCAACAAACTGCAGAAGGACCTCGCCTTCAACCTCGGCGGTCACGTTAACCACTCCATCTTCTGGACCAACCTGTCTCCCAATGGCGGAGACAAGCCCGTGGGCGAACTCGCCGCGGCCATTGATGACTTCTTCGGCTCGTTCGAGAAGTTCCAGGCTCATTTCACCGCAGCCGCCCTCGGCGTGCAGGGCTCCGGCTGGGCAGTTCTCGCCTGGGACTCCATCGGCCAGCAGCTGATCATCCAGCAGTTCTTCGACCAGCAGTCGAACTTCGCTGCCGGCATCGTCCCGGTTCTCATGCTTGATGTGTGGGAGCACGCGTACTACCTCGACTACCGTAACGTCCGTGCGGACTATGTGAAGGCATTCTGGAACATCGCGAACTGGGCGAACGTCCAGGAGCGTTTCACCGTCGCTCGCGAGAAGACGAACGGGCTGCTGCTACTCTCGTAG
- the gap gene encoding type I glyceraldehyde-3-phosphate dehydrogenase encodes MTVKIGINGFGRIGRNYFRAALAKGSDIEIVAVNDLSDPASLAHLFKYDSVGGRLNATVEVDGDLIIVNGKPIKVLAERDPANLPWGELGVEIVIESTGRFTKAEDAQKHIDAGAKKVLVSAPATGADVATLVLGVNENTYNPALHNIISNASCTTNCLAPLSKVLLDNFGIERGLMTTVHAYTADQNLQDGPHSDLRRARAAAANIIPTSTGAAKALGLVIPELVGKLDGYALRVPVPTGSITDLTVTVSRPVTVAEVNAAYKAAAEGPLKGILSYTEDPIVSSDIVGDPHSSIFDAGLTKVIGDQVKVASWYDNEWGYSNRLVDLTEFVAERL; translated from the coding sequence GTGACCGTAAAGATCGGCATCAACGGATTCGGCCGCATCGGCCGTAACTATTTCCGCGCAGCGCTGGCGAAGGGCAGCGACATTGAAATCGTCGCCGTCAACGACCTGTCGGACCCCGCATCGCTCGCACACCTTTTCAAGTACGACTCCGTTGGTGGCCGTTTGAACGCCACCGTCGAGGTGGATGGTGACCTCATCATCGTCAACGGAAAGCCCATCAAGGTGCTCGCCGAACGCGACCCGGCAAACCTGCCGTGGGGCGAACTGGGTGTCGAGATCGTGATCGAGTCCACCGGTCGTTTCACGAAGGCAGAGGATGCCCAGAAGCACATCGATGCCGGTGCCAAGAAGGTTCTGGTCTCCGCTCCCGCAACGGGTGCGGACGTCGCCACGCTCGTGCTCGGCGTCAACGAGAACACCTATAACCCGGCCCTGCACAACATCATCTCGAACGCCTCGTGCACCACAAACTGCCTCGCGCCGCTCTCCAAGGTTCTCCTGGACAACTTCGGCATCGAGCGCGGACTCATGACCACGGTGCACGCGTACACGGCAGACCAGAACCTTCAGGACGGCCCGCACAGCGACCTTCGCCGTGCCCGTGCCGCTGCCGCGAACATTATCCCCACGTCGACCGGTGCCGCCAAGGCTCTGGGCCTCGTCATTCCGGAACTCGTCGGCAAGCTCGATGGTTACGCACTGCGCGTTCCGGTCCCGACCGGTTCCATCACCGACCTGACCGTGACCGTTTCCCGTCCCGTCACCGTCGCCGAGGTCAACGCCGCGTACAAGGCCGCCGCCGAGGGACCCCTGAAGGGCATTCTGAGCTACACCGAGGACCCGATCGTGTCCAGTGACATCGTTGGTGACCCGCACTCGTCGATCTTCGACGCCGGCCTCACGAAGGTCATCGGCGATCAGGTCAAGGTTGCCTCCTGGTACGACAACGAGTGGGGCTACTCCAACCGACTCGTGGACCTCACCGAGTTCGTCGCCGAGCGCCTCTAA
- a CDS encoding phosphoglycerate kinase → MTLRTIDSLGALRGKRVIVRFDLNVPLKGAEITDDGRVRASLPTLNALVNQGARVVIVSHLGRPDGVVDARYSLAPVAARLTELVGKPVAFATDTVGSAAADAVSRLGDGDIVVLENLRFNPGETSTVDAEREAFAAELANLGDAFVSDGFGVVHRKQASVSDLAALLPSAAGLLIAAELEVLERLTEKPQAPYTVVLGGSKVSDKLGVIGHLLPRVNSLLIGGGMLFTFLAAQGHAVGASLLETDQLETVRGYLAEAERLGVEIVLPTDIVVASKFGADADHVITAADAIEETPFGAAGLGLDIGPETAAAFAQVIRDSQTVFWNGPMGVFEIPAFAEGTRTVAAALTEVSGLSVVGGGDSAAAVRILGFTDDQFGHISTGGGASLEFLEGKRLPGLEVLGW, encoded by the coding sequence GTGACACTTCGCACGATCGATTCCCTGGGCGCGCTCCGGGGCAAGCGGGTCATCGTCCGCTTCGATCTGAATGTGCCGTTGAAAGGCGCAGAGATCACCGACGACGGCCGCGTGCGGGCGTCGCTGCCAACTCTGAACGCCCTTGTGAATCAGGGTGCCCGTGTCGTGATCGTTTCGCACCTCGGGCGCCCCGATGGGGTCGTCGATGCCCGGTACAGCCTCGCCCCGGTCGCAGCTCGTCTGACCGAACTCGTCGGCAAACCCGTTGCATTCGCAACAGACACCGTGGGTAGCGCGGCAGCGGATGCCGTGTCTCGCCTGGGTGACGGTGACATTGTCGTTTTGGAGAATCTTCGTTTCAACCCGGGGGAGACCAGCACGGTCGATGCCGAGCGTGAAGCGTTTGCCGCTGAACTCGCAAACCTCGGTGATGCGTTTGTGTCGGATGGGTTTGGAGTGGTGCATCGCAAGCAGGCGAGTGTCTCTGACCTCGCAGCACTTCTGCCGAGCGCAGCCGGCCTGCTGATCGCGGCCGAACTCGAGGTTCTTGAGCGCCTCACCGAAAAGCCACAGGCGCCGTACACGGTTGTGCTCGGCGGCTCGAAGGTCTCGGACAAGCTCGGCGTCATCGGACATCTTCTCCCACGGGTTAACTCGCTCCTCATCGGCGGCGGCATGCTCTTCACATTTCTGGCTGCACAGGGACACGCCGTTGGTGCCAGCCTTCTGGAAACCGACCAGTTGGAGACCGTGCGCGGTTATCTTGCCGAGGCGGAACGTCTGGGCGTGGAAATCGTGCTGCCGACAGATATTGTCGTCGCATCAAAGTTCGGGGCCGACGCGGACCATGTCATCACGGCAGCCGACGCGATCGAGGAGACCCCCTTTGGTGCGGCCGGACTCGGACTAGACATCGGACCGGAGACTGCGGCTGCCTTTGCGCAGGTCATTCGCGACTCCCAGACGGTGTTCTGGAATGGTCCGATGGGTGTGTTTGAGATCCCCGCTTTCGCAGAGGGAACCCGCACGGTTGCCGCTGCACTCACCGAGGTTTCCGGCCTCAGCGTGGTCGGTGGCGGAGACTCTGCCGCCGCCGTGCGCATACTCGGTTTCACAGATGACCAATTCGGTCACATTTCAACCGGAGGCGGTGCCAGCCTTGAGTTCCTTGAGGGTAAGCGCCTGCCAGGACTGGAGGTCCTCGGATGGTAG
- the tpiA gene encoding triose-phosphate isomerase, giving the protein MVVNGLARRTPLIAGNWKMNLDHLQAIAFVQKLAWNLKDARHDFTAVEVAVFPPFTDLRSVQTLISADKLELAFGAQDVSAHDSGAYTGEISGAFLSQLECQYVIIGHSERRTLHNETDAEVSAKISVALKHNLVPIICVGETAADLELHGPSAVPVAQLRAALADLSNAADIVVAYEPVWAIGSGQAATPEQAEQVAAQLRAVLLETLGQDVADKTRILYGGSVKSGNIAAYMREPNVDGALVGGASLDIAEFSSIVRFQKHVGR; this is encoded by the coding sequence ATGGTAGTAAACGGTCTCGCTCGGCGCACGCCGCTCATCGCAGGTAACTGGAAGATGAACCTGGACCACCTTCAGGCCATCGCGTTCGTCCAGAAGCTTGCGTGGAACCTCAAGGATGCCCGTCATGACTTTACGGCGGTAGAAGTTGCCGTTTTCCCGCCCTTCACCGATCTTCGCTCCGTGCAGACGCTGATCTCGGCGGACAAGCTGGAACTCGCCTTTGGTGCCCAGGACGTGTCAGCCCACGACTCCGGCGCCTACACGGGTGAAATTTCGGGCGCATTCCTGTCCCAGCTGGAATGCCAGTACGTGATCATCGGTCACTCTGAGCGTCGTACGCTGCACAACGAAACAGACGCCGAGGTGTCTGCCAAGATCAGCGTAGCCCTGAAGCACAACCTTGTGCCCATCATCTGTGTCGGTGAAACAGCGGCTGACCTCGAATTGCACGGTCCCAGTGCGGTTCCCGTTGCACAGTTGCGGGCAGCACTTGCCGATCTCAGCAATGCGGCGGATATTGTCGTGGCCTACGAGCCCGTCTGGGCCATCGGCTCTGGACAGGCAGCCACCCCGGAGCAGGCAGAGCAGGTTGCGGCCCAGCTTCGGGCAGTTCTTCTCGAGACACTGGGACAGGATGTAGCCGACAAAACGCGAATCCTGTACGGCGGATCCGTGAAGAGCGGCAACATTGCGGCCTACATGCGCGAGCCCAATGTTGACGGGGCACTCGTTGGTGGGGCCAGCCTCGACATTGCGGAGTTCTCCAGCATCGTTCGGTTCCAGAAGCACGTCGGACGGTAG
- the secG gene encoding preprotein translocase subunit SecG, with the protein MEILQVVLQVLVGITSLLLTMLILLHKGRGGGLSDMFGGGVTSNLGASGVAERNLNRITVILGLLWITCIVVLGLITKFDTGA; encoded by the coding sequence GTGGAGATTCTCCAGGTTGTGTTGCAAGTCCTCGTAGGAATTACGAGTCTCTTGCTCACCATGCTCATTCTGTTGCACAAGGGTCGGGGAGGTGGGCTCTCTGACATGTTCGGTGGTGGGGTGACATCGAATCTCGGCGCGTCGGGTGTTGCGGAGCGTAACCTCAATCGCATTACGGTGATTCTTGGACTGCTGTGGATCACGTGCATCGTGGTTCTCGGCCTGATCACCAAGTTTGACACGGGCGCCTAG
- the pgl gene encoding 6-phosphogluconolactonase — MTTERRVLVHQNKQALASSVAARFITKLVDILHEEAEANIVLTGGSVGIAVLEAINTSAARDTIDWRRVSFWWGDERWVPRAHSDRNEVQAREALLDHIGVPATSIHAFAASDGDLTLDEAAAQYAKDLRDAAPYGALLPRFDITFLGVGPDGHVASLFPHGSGIREKEASVIAVRNSPKPPAERLSLTRPVLNSSERVWMVLAGSDKASALGLALAGASRDEVPAAGIKGRKRTVFFVDNEAAAEVPENLISPSY; from the coding sequence GTGACCACGGAACGACGTGTTTTGGTGCATCAGAACAAGCAGGCTTTGGCCAGTTCGGTCGCTGCTCGTTTCATCACCAAACTCGTCGACATCCTGCACGAAGAAGCCGAGGCCAACATCGTGCTGACGGGTGGATCCGTGGGAATCGCTGTTCTGGAGGCGATCAATACATCCGCAGCTCGAGACACCATTGACTGGCGTCGGGTGAGTTTCTGGTGGGGTGACGAGCGCTGGGTCCCCCGAGCACACTCGGACAGAAACGAAGTCCAGGCCCGCGAGGCCCTTCTGGATCATATTGGCGTTCCGGCAACCAGCATTCATGCCTTTGCCGCGTCGGATGGTGACCTGACCCTTGATGAGGCGGCCGCTCAGTATGCGAAGGACCTCAGAGACGCTGCCCCGTATGGTGCCCTGTTGCCGCGTTTCGACATCACGTTCCTGGGTGTCGGTCCGGACGGGCACGTGGCGTCGCTGTTTCCGCACGGAAGCGGGATTCGGGAAAAAGAAGCCAGCGTCATCGCTGTGCGGAATTCACCGAAACCTCCGGCTGAGCGGCTGTCCCTCACCCGACCGGTCCTGAACTCGTCCGAGCGCGTGTGGATGGTCTTGGCAGGTTCTGACAAGGCCTCTGCGTTGGGGCTAGCTCTCGCCGGGGCCAGCCGCGACGAGGTTCCAGCGGCGGGTATCAAGGGCCGCAAGCGCACCGTTTTCTTCGTGGACAACGAGGCCGCTGCCGAGGTTCCAGAGAACCTGATCTCCCCCTCGTACTAA